One genomic window of Cricetulus griseus strain 17A/GY chromosome 3, alternate assembly CriGri-PICRH-1.0, whole genome shotgun sequence includes the following:
- the LOC100766547 gene encoding olfactory receptor 473 isoform X2, whose amino-acid sequence MERKAEYLANSSIQGSGNPAKEEAERCEQFTQTEAGNHTIVTELIILGLTEDPTLCIVFFVIFLGVYIVTLVGNASIITLIRISSQLHTPMYLFLSHLAFVDILYSTSVSVIMLMELLGHGLALPVAACEAQLCITVSFGSAECFLLAAMAYDRYVAICSPLLYSMLMSPRVCFLLLGASYVGGCMNGWTFTGCLLNLSFCGSNQIDHFFCDFSPLLKLSCSDVSVIGIIPSISSGSIIVVTVFVIAVSYIYILITILKMHSTEGRQKAFSTCTSHLTAVTLYYGTITFIYVMPKSNYSTEQNKVLSVFYTVVIPMLNPLIYSLRNRDVKDALRKATVRVYS is encoded by the exons atggaaaggaaggcagagtaTTTGG cAAATTCCTCCATTCAGGGTTCAGGGAACCCtgcaaaagaggaggcagaaagatgt GAACAATTCACACAAACGGAGGCTGGAAATCACACCATTGTGACAGAACTAATCATTTTGGGACTAACAGAGGATCCTACGTTGTGTATAGTCTTCTTTGTAATATTTCTAGGGGTATACATTGTGACTTTAGTAGGAAATGCCAGCATCATCACATTGATAAGAATTTCTTCCCAGCTGCACACACCCATGTACCTATTCCTCAGCCATCTGGCTTTTGtagacattttatattcaacCTCAGTCTCTGTCATAATGCTTATGGAACTTCTTGGGCATGGGTTGGCCCTACCTGTGGCTGCCTGTGAAGCCCAGCTCTGTATAACAGTGTCATTTGGGTCAGCTGAGTGCTTCCTACTGGCTGCCATGGCCTATGATCGCTATGTAGCAATCTGTTCACCTCTCCTCTACTCCATGCTCATGTCCCCTAGAGTCTGCTTTCTACTGTTGGGAGCATCCTATGTTGGTGGCTGCATGAATGGTTGGACATTTACAGGTTGTTTGTTAAATCTGTCCTTCTGTGGATCAAATCAGATAGATCACTTTTTCTGTGACTTCTCCCCTTTGCTGAAACTGTCCTGTTCAGATGTCTCTGTTATTGGAATCATTCCCTCTATCTCTTCTGGCTCCATTATCGTTGTGACAGTGTTTGTTATAGCTGTCTCCTACATCTACATTCTTATCACCATCCTGAAGATGCACTCCACTGAGGGCCGCCAAAAGGCCTTTTCCACCTGCACCTCCCACCTCACAGCAGTCACTCTCTACTATGGGACCATTACCTTCATTTATGTGATGCCCAAGTCAAATTACTCTACTGAACAGAACAAGGTGCTGTCTGTATTCTACACAGTGGTGATCCCTATGCTTAACCCCCTCATCTACAGTCTGAGGAACAGAGATGTAAAGGATGCTCTGAGGAAGGCAACTGTCAGAGTATATTCATAG